TGTTATAGACGCAGTTTTTTATCAGATTCATTTCTTGTCTGCGATTTTCCGAGTACTCCGAGGGTACAGTATCGGCGAGAGTTTTGCATAAAgattttggaaatgaatttagTAGAACGAGCAACACGAGTAGGATCATCGCGTTAATaattcgaattgaaattacGAAGTAATTAGGTTGATTGATGGTCGAAGCTTTTTTCAATTAgattaaaagtaggtattaaatCGAACAAAGACAGCTTTGcattataatttttctattgtAAGAATTTCTATTGGCTAACAGGGTCTTTGAGAAATGCTGTCAAACAGAGAATAATAGTCGAAGaatgattagaaaaaaataatcgtctAATAAATAATTCTCTAAGTTAGGTAATTTTATAAACGTATATTTCGAACAATACCAAAGGTATAAaacgtaaaataaaacaaacataAAATCAACGAGTTCTGCATCAACAGAATGAAAGCTTATacttctaattttcaaaacaaaaaattaaaaaattaattaaaaaaagtcaaacgtGCGGCGAAATAACGTCAATGAAAAACATTAGTAGAAagacaaacaattttttgtccaGAAAAAAACTATTGTTAAAGTCcaaatagaacaaaaaaaatgaacacacaaattaaaaaaatcaacttctacaAGTAAAAGATATTAAACTATAATATCGAAGCACCGCAAAATGTAAacgtttttcaacgtttttcttttttgatttcgttttcgattttcatGGCACGCGAATGAATATAGGATTCGCCGGGAACCATTGGTTCAATATCGAAGTCTTCGGGGTTGATattaaattcttcattttttatcccATGAGACATATACGAATCTACTGGTTCGTCCTTGAAGGAAGGTTTAGGTTTGCCGCAGGCAAAATCGATCATTGATTCGGTCTCGCTTTCTGTATCTTTCTTAATCTTAGCAGAATTCGATCCGAGATCATTTTGGTGCGTTTCGTCTTCGCTCAAGTCTACAAACTCGCGAGTTCTTTTACGAGATTTGGATGAAGTATCCTTAGAAGACGAGGGTTCTTCTTTAATTTTCACATCTTTCTCGACTTTGATGTTCACAGATGGTGGTACATTGTTGTTTTGAGTTCTTTCAACAGCGGTTCGAGAACATTCGGGTTGTTCTGCTTTGATAGGTATCGGCATaggaaatggaactttttcggGTTTTTCCTGCTTTATAGGTATAGGCCGTGGAAACTCGCATCGTTCTTTTTCAGGTTTTATAACTCTAGGTAAATCGTCGTGACGAGTATCGGAAGACGGTCGGGCTGGAGAATCCTTTTCGAGTTTGATAGGTCTCGAGTAATCAGCACGATCGTTCGGTTCAGTACTACTAGATGGTTGCACGTGAGGATCCTTCTCCAGTTTCATGGGTCTTGAGTAATCAGCACGATCGTTCGGTTCAGTACTACTAGATGGTTGCACGCAAGGATCCTTCTCCAGTTTCATAGGTCTCGGATTATCTGGACGATCGTTTTGCTCAGAAGTACGAGATGGTTGAATATGAGAATCCTTTTCGACTTTTATTGGTCTCGGATAATCTGGACGATCGCTCTGCTCAGAACTACTAGATGGTCGAACGTGAGAATCTTCTTTTTCGACTTTGATTGGTCTCGGATAATCAGCACGATCGCTCTGCTCGGCACTAGAAGATGGTCGAACTTGAGAATCgtctttttcaactttgattggTCTAGGAATATCAGAATTATCGTCTCGCTCAGCACGAACGTCggattctttttcaatttttattggtaTTGGTCTTGGAAAATCAACAGCGTCCTTACGAGCACTGGAATtctctttttcgatttttatctgTATTGGCATCGGGAAATCATCACCATCGTCCTTCCTAGCACTACGGGATGGTCGAGCGTcatctttctcaatttttattggtCTAGGAAAATCATCGTCGTCCTGTTGCGCAATACGCGATTGTCGTTGATCATTGGTGGaatctttttcgattttaatctTAATCGGCATCGGgaaatcatcgtcgtcgtcttgaTGAGTGCGGTTAGATCGACGTTCATCGCTGCGATCTTTTTCGACTTTTATAGGTATTGGCAGTGGGAAATCTGATCCATCGTTATCACGTTTCTCAGTCTTAACAGGAATAGGCATAGGAAATTTACCCGTATGAGAATCCCATCGAGATTTTTCCGATTTATTACGTAATTCAGAATCACGAGTATATTCGTAGCTGCTACCAGCATCACTTGATATCACAGATGCGGCATCATCGATGTCGAACGGGATATCTAAATGTTCGGTTTTCAATAAAAAGTCATCACGAATATCCGGTCGTTCTGTTTTGATTCTCGTTGGTATTTCAGCCCGTTCGGTTTTAATCTTCACCGGAATATCTTCACGTTCGGTTTTAATCCTCGCAGAAATCTCATCGCGTTCGATTTTTATTCCAGAACTGGTAGTGCTATCGGATCGAGAAGAATCTCTTCTTGAACGCGAATCACGAGAACGATGAGACTCTTGACCATCGGAACGTTCTGTTTTCAACTCGAAAGGAATATCTACGTGTTCGCTTTTCAGAATAGAATCGTAGTCGCGTTCACTTTTCACTCGATCGTCATCGTATCTTCGGTGGCGTTCGTCTCTTTCCTTCTTTACACGATCGTCGTCGTGATGTCTGCGATGGCGATCATCTCGTTCACTTTTTACCCGGTCATCGTCGTATCTACGGTGACGGTCGTCTCGTTCAGTCTTTATACGGTCGTCGTCGTATCTTCGATGGCGATCATCTCGTTCTTTCTTGATACGATCGTCATCGTATCTTCGATCGTCGCGTTCACTCTTTACGCGATCGTCATCGTACCTACGATGGTATTCGTCTCGTTCTCTTTTTATTCTTCTTTCTTCAGAGCTGCGACCACGTCGATCTCTTCTCGGAGTATCGTCGAAATCGCGTTCGAGTTTAATTGGACGGTGACGAGGCGGCTCTTTCTCGTACTTGAtgtccttttctttttttatatccTTTTCTCGTTTGATTTCGTGCTCGCCTTTCTCTTTTTTATAAGCGTAGTTTTTATcttctttttcctttttgatGCGGTATTCGTCCTTTTCTTTCTTAATATCGCGTTCTGACTTGATCGACCGTAATTCGTGTTTCAACGCTTCGTTTTCTTtgatacgttttttttcttcggctcGTTCGCGTTCTAGTTTAATTTCATCCGATTCTTGCTGAGCTTGCTGAGTTTCTTCTTCGTATTCGTCTTCGTCTTCACTCTGGATGTATTTCAGGCATTGCTCGCGGATTACTTGAGCCCATCTGACCGTGTACGATTGGCTACAGTATCGAACGTTGTCGATTTCTTGATggaactgaaaataaaattatctagATTAGTCTGGCATATGATagtaggagtaattgcaccccctccctcaCCAGTCATCTGGGACACACTTCTTTTGTCAAAgtggacatcctaaggaacattttaacgCAAACTTGACAATAAAAAAAGTgactagatcgaaagagcgtgcaaaaatatatcagatagccaaattttcagacactgaagtgcatttttcgatttttggtgaatttttgaaaaccaaatttgagtccaaaatgagaaaaaaatcacaaatttcagaaaattgacctagaaagcttacATTTGAGatgtgccctattttcgaccagtCCAACCGATTGCAaacggttttgaaccattttgaaccgttctggagcctccagaaaaattttgaattttgaaatgtctgcaaaattaaatcaaataaaggtgaaaaaccgaaattcactcttCACGCTAATTTCAACACTCAATTAGGTCGACTGCagatggtttcaagtcgttctggagcctacatagactttttggaaatttctggagcctccagcagatttttgagaattttttacgcatttattgaaaaactggaatttttaaaaaatcactggatACTTTAAAACCGCAGGATACTACCTTCAATCgcctttcaaaaatctgctggaggctccagaaatttccgaaatgccgctggaggctccagaacgatttgaaCCCACTTGGAGTCGACTTAAAAGTGAGTTAAAATAAGAGTaaagagtgaatttcggctttccaacttcatttgataataatttgagaaaattccaacattcaaaaatctgctggaggctccagaaatttccgaaatgccgctggaggctccaaaacgatttgaacccacttgaagtcgacTTAAAAGCGAGTTGAAATAAAAGGaaagagtgaatttcggctttccacctttatttggtaaaattttgtgaaaattccaacgttcaaaaatctgctggaggctccagaaatttccgaaatgccgctggaggctccaaaacgatttgaacccacttgaagtcgacTTAAAAGCGAGTTGAAATAAAAGgaaagagtaaatttcggctttccacctttatttggtaaaattttgtgaaaattccaacattaaaaaatctgctggaggctccagaactgctcaagacgattcaaaaccgtttccaaacAATTCGGCgagtcgaaaataaggtacatcttgaattttagctttctagatcaatttggtgaaattttgattttttttctcattttgggcccaaatgattgatttttaaaaattcaccaaaaatcgaaaaatgcatttcagcgcctgaaattttgactagtgAAGGAATTTTGGATTCTTTTTCGATTTCGCTTAGTCcagttcaaatatttttatgtgATGCCCATGTTTAAAAGCAAAATCTCTGATTTCGGTTTTCCTTGTCATTCAAAATGGCTTccattttgtgagtaaaaccaatttttttttttagcaagtttcCTCCAAAATGTTACAAAGATGTCCCCTTGAAGAAAGGGTGCAATATTGCATTCGAATAACCTAATGATATTCACCTGACACGCTAATTCTTCGGTAAATTCGTATTTGTCGTTTAATATTTCGATATTCGCCTCGCTGGTATTTTCAAAAGCAATCATACAATCGTCGTAGGTCGCAGCAcacttatttttcaagaaaaaaaataaaattggtaaaCTCATGACTTTGAAAACCTTTTCATATTTATCGTCTTCATCGATTTCTCCCTCATCATCTGCacataaattcaaaacaattgaTAATTCATCGATCGATGAATCACTATAGCAATACGAAGTTACGAGAAGTGTAAATACGTACCATCGTCATCATCAGTATTTGAAGTTTCCCATATTCGTTTGAGAGAATACTTCACAGCTGACATGGAACAG
This region of Planococcus citri chromosome 5, ihPlaCitr1.1, whole genome shotgun sequence genomic DNA includes:
- the LOC135849156 gene encoding probable serine/threonine-protein kinase kinX yields the protein MAKAKRKNAFSCFVEEFRRRMRINGGFQEVMKRAGEPWSKLSQQEKDRYKKMADDYNKSEERARGTAPLKKKKNPVPMPNRALTIKEAKQREEKMYIEEMVERMTTNDLINHVFYLIHVNYFCKTSDDEFVPAEIAISRFTLKEGVTDVFHRILNPGVTPLGYSYTIKEHSEKTHRIPLDFVKATRGYLGMYQGITDFIQLRNDSKKAAHLYTMFDEPFHNCSMSAVKYSLKRIWETSNTDDDDDDEGEIDEDDKYEKVFKVMSLPILFFFLKNKCAATYDDCMIAFENTSEANIEILNDKYEFTEELACQFHQEIDNVRYCSQSYTVRWAQVIREQCLKYIQSEDEDEYEEETQQAQQESDEIKLERERAEEKKRIKENEALKHELRSIKSERDIKKEKDEYRIKKEKEDKNYAYKKEKGEHEIKREKDIKKEKDIKYEKEPPRHRPIKLERDFDDTPRRDRRGRSSEERRIKRERDEYHRRYDDDRVKSERDDRRYDDDRIKKERDDRHRRYDDDRIKTERDDRHRRYDDDRVKSERDDRHRRHHDDDRVKKERDERHRRYDDDRVKSERDYDSILKSEHVDIPFELKTERSDGQESHRSRDSRSRRDSSRSDSTTSSGIKIERDEISARIKTEREDIPVKIKTERAEIPTRIKTERPDIRDDFLLKTEHLDIPFDIDDAASVISSDAGSSYEYTRDSELRNKSEKSRWDSHTGKFPMPIPVKTEKRDNDGSDFPLPIPIKVEKDRSDERRSNRTHQDDDDDFPMPIKIKIEKDSTNDQRQSRIAQQDDDDFPRPIKIEKDDARPSRSARKDDGDDFPMPIQIKIEKENSSARKDAVDFPRPIPIKIEKESDVRAERDDNSDIPRPIKVEKDDSQVRPSSSAEQSDRADYPRPIKVEKEDSHVRPSSSSEQSDRPDYPRPIKVEKDSHIQPSRTSEQNDRPDNPRPMKLEKDPCVQPSSSTEPNDRADYSRPMKLEKDPHVQPSSSTEPNDRADYSRPIKLEKDSPARPSSDTRHDDLPRVIKPEKERCEFPRPIPIKQEKPEKVPFPMPIPIKAEQPECSRTAVERTQNNNVPPSVNIKVEKDVKIKEEPSSSKDTSSKSRKRTREFVDLSEDETHQNDLGSNSAKIKKDTESETESMIDFACGKPKPSFKDEPVDSYMSHGIKNEEFNINPEDFDIEPMVPGESYIHSRAMKIENEIKKEKR